The following coding sequences lie in one Nitratireductor mangrovi genomic window:
- a CDS encoding pyridoxal phosphate-dependent aminotransferase yields MPHPSARISGITPHGKDGWEIHFAAMARRQAGDDILMLSVGDHDFDTPSATVEACIAAARAGHHHYTQLAGLPSLRAAMARVAGEAAGIATTADEVIATPGGQLALFAAVQATLDPGDHAVMISPYYATYPGTFRAAGAEFTVVEARADDGFEPRADAISAALRDNTRAVLINTPNNPTGAVYSRQCLEGIAELCRQHDLWLISDEVYWTLPGGKTHLSPRALPGMAERTLVVNSMSKSHGMTGWRIGWLTGPADLIARLVSLNLVTTYGLNDFVSRAAIQALDNAWGIDEIAERYATRRRAFLEAVRGIEGITVRGSEGGMYVMLDISGIDLDCERFAWRFLESERVAVMPGLSFGEAASGHVRISLCQSEEVLREATERLRRFVASYGERRRTA; encoded by the coding sequence ATGCCCCATCCTTCAGCCCGCATCTCCGGTATCACCCCCCATGGCAAGGACGGCTGGGAGATCCATTTCGCCGCCATGGCCCGCAGGCAGGCCGGTGACGACATCCTCATGCTGTCGGTCGGTGACCACGATTTCGACACCCCGTCGGCCACGGTCGAGGCCTGCATCGCCGCCGCCCGCGCCGGCCATCATCATTATACCCAGCTTGCCGGCCTGCCGAGCCTGCGCGCGGCGATGGCCCGGGTGGCTGGAGAGGCCGCCGGTATTGCGACGACTGCTGACGAGGTGATCGCCACGCCGGGCGGCCAACTCGCACTGTTCGCCGCCGTGCAGGCCACACTCGACCCGGGCGACCACGCGGTCATGATCTCCCCCTACTACGCGACCTATCCCGGCACCTTTCGCGCCGCCGGCGCCGAGTTCACCGTTGTCGAGGCGCGCGCTGACGACGGCTTTGAGCCGCGTGCCGACGCGATCTCAGCCGCGCTCAGGGACAACACGCGCGCCGTCTTGATCAACACGCCCAACAACCCCACCGGTGCGGTCTATTCGCGCCAATGCCTCGAAGGCATTGCCGAACTTTGCCGCCAGCACGATCTTTGGCTCATCTCCGACGAGGTTTACTGGACCCTGCCCGGCGGCAAGACGCATCTGTCGCCCCGCGCCCTCCCGGGCATGGCCGAACGAACTCTGGTGGTCAATTCCATGTCCAAGAGCCACGGCATGACCGGCTGGCGCATCGGCTGGCTCACCGGCCCGGCCGACCTCATCGCGCGGCTGGTCAGTCTCAATCTCGTCACCACCTATGGCCTTAACGATTTCGTCAGCCGCGCCGCCATCCAGGCCCTCGACAATGCCTGGGGTATCGACGAAATCGCCGAGCGCTATGCAACGCGCCGCCGCGCCTTCCTCGAAGCCGTGCGCGGCATCGAAGGCATCACGGTGCGCGGCTCCGAAGGCGGCATGTATGTGATGCTCGACATCTCCGGCATCGACCTCGATTGCGAGCGTTTTGCCTGGCGCTTCCTTGAGAGCGAACGCGTTGCGGTCATGCCGGGCCTGAGTTTCGGCGAGGCTGCCAGCGGCCATGTCCGCATCAGCCTGTGCCAGAGCGAGGAGGTCCTGCGCGAGGCGACGGAGCGTCTGCGCCGTTTCGTGGCCAGCTACGGAGAGCGCCGCCGCACCGCATAG
- a CDS encoding ABC transporter ATP-binding protein, translating into MANRRLAMTEATPALRLSSITKRFGTLVANDSISLELKRGEVVALLGENGAGKTTLMNILFGHYVADEGTVEAFGQPLPPGDPRAALEAGVGMVHQHFTLADNMTVLENIALGTQPAWSPRFDRRRAIERVNALASEFGLAIDPAQTVVQLTVGERQRVEILKALYREAKVLILDEPTAVLTPIETDALFATLRKLVASGLSVIFISHKLNEVLAISDRVMVLRSGRVAGERKTAATTRQELAALMVGQEISPPAIAAASPGPVLLRLDRVSAPTVSGPVGLHDVSLELRGGEIVGLAGVSGNGQTALAAILSGLERPRSGSLEVADTPVTEWSPSRALAAGIARIPEDRHAVGTIGDMSVTENVIAERYRSPRFSRRGFLDWNAARNFAETLIADYDVKCPSPEARVRLLSGGNMQKLILGRALDPDPKIILANQPTRGLDVGAISYVHGRLLEARARGAAILLVSEDLDEILTLSDRILVMFKGRLSASSARGERSVREIAELMAGHGLEAAA; encoded by the coding sequence ATGGCCAATCGCCGTCTCGCCATGACCGAAGCCACGCCCGCCCTGCGCCTCTCCTCCATCACCAAGCGTTTCGGCACGCTGGTCGCCAACGATTCGATTTCGCTCGAACTGAAGCGCGGCGAGGTGGTGGCCCTGCTCGGCGAGAACGGCGCCGGCAAGACGACGCTGATGAACATCCTTTTCGGCCACTATGTCGCCGACGAGGGCACGGTCGAAGCCTTTGGCCAACCGCTGCCGCCGGGCGACCCGCGCGCCGCCCTCGAAGCGGGTGTCGGCATGGTGCATCAGCACTTCACGCTCGCCGACAACATGACGGTCCTGGAAAACATCGCGCTTGGCACCCAGCCGGCATGGTCACCGCGTTTCGACCGGCGGCGCGCGATCGAGCGCGTCAACGCCCTCGCTTCCGAATTCGGCCTCGCCATCGATCCAGCGCAAACGGTGGTGCAACTCACGGTCGGCGAGCGCCAGCGCGTCGAGATCCTGAAGGCGCTCTACCGCGAGGCGAAGGTCCTCATCCTCGATGAGCCGACCGCGGTACTGACGCCGATCGAGACCGACGCCCTCTTCGCCACGCTGAGGAAACTGGTCGCCTCCGGGCTCTCGGTCATCTTCATCTCGCACAAGCTCAACGAAGTGCTGGCGATCAGCGACCGCGTCATGGTGCTGCGCTCCGGCCGCGTCGCAGGGGAGCGGAAGACCGCCGCAACCACGCGCCAGGAGCTGGCCGCGCTCATGGTCGGGCAGGAGATCAGCCCGCCGGCCATCGCTGCTGCCTCACCCGGGCCCGTGTTGCTGCGCCTCGACCGCGTTTCCGCGCCAACGGTGTCCGGCCCGGTCGGGCTCCACGACGTCTCCCTTGAATTGCGCGGCGGCGAGATTGTCGGCCTGGCCGGCGTCTCGGGCAACGGCCAGACCGCGCTCGCCGCCATCCTTTCGGGTCTCGAACGGCCGCGTTCCGGCAGCCTCGAAGTCGCCGACACGCCTGTCACAGAATGGTCGCCGTCAAGAGCCCTCGCCGCAGGGATCGCACGCATTCCCGAAGATCGCCACGCCGTCGGCACCATCGGCGACATGAGTGTGACCGAAAACGTCATTGCCGAGCGCTACCGCTCGCCGCGTTTTTCGCGCCGCGGTTTCCTCGACTGGAACGCGGCGCGCAATTTCGCCGAAACACTGATTGCCGATTACGACGTCAAATGCCCCTCGCCCGAGGCGCGCGTCCGGCTGCTTTCGGGCGGCAACATGCAGAAGCTGATTCTCGGCCGCGCACTCGACCCGGACCCGAAGATCATCCTCGCCAACCAGCCGACGCGCGGCCTCGACGTCGGCGCCATTTCCTATGTCCACGGCCGGCTGCTCGAGGCGCGCGCCCGCGGCGCCGCGATCCTGCTCGTTTCGGAAGACCTCGACGAGATCCTGACGCTCTCCGATCGCATCCTGGTGATGTTCAAGGGCCGCCTGTCCGCATCCTCGGCACGGGGTGAACGCTCCGTGCGCGAGATCGCCGAACTGATGGCCGGGCATGGGCTGGAGGCAGCGGCGTGA
- a CDS encoding 4Fe-4S dicluster domain-containing protein has product MPKPNPYRPFSPDPAQRELDPGISGNAINGLGDETPRRPRMVYWAPNPDDIPHGRLQRWFYSVDPQNPELTQARAERARVTNVALPTLADTPVSRSPEAWTALLSRFVDEGACDMTGVTEMRPEWVFEGHEVPFTRIVVVGVQHDYDRIATAPKPSAGAEVVRQYGRAAATALHMAAWLRSEGWDAEPVTGPMTGSVALIPPAIACGFGELGKHGSIINPEFGSSFRLSAVLTDAPFATTPARAVGVDDFCANCRICEDACPPEAIFHEKQTVRGDRKWYVDFDKCLPFFNQTHGCAICIAVCPWSRPGVGPALAQKLARRAGRLESASDAGDDRR; this is encoded by the coding sequence ATGCCGAAGCCCAACCCTTATCGCCCGTTCTCGCCGGATCCCGCGCAGCGAGAACTCGATCCCGGTATCTCGGGCAATGCAATCAACGGGCTTGGCGACGAGACACCGCGCCGCCCGCGTATGGTCTACTGGGCGCCCAATCCCGATGACATTCCCCATGGCCGGCTGCAGCGCTGGTTCTATTCCGTTGATCCGCAGAACCCCGAGCTCACGCAGGCCCGCGCCGAGCGGGCGCGTGTCACCAACGTGGCTTTGCCGACGCTGGCCGACACTCCTGTTTCCCGCTCCCCGGAAGCGTGGACCGCCCTTCTGTCGCGCTTCGTCGACGAGGGAGCTTGCGACATGACAGGCGTCACCGAAATGCGGCCCGAATGGGTGTTTGAAGGCCACGAGGTCCCCTTCACGCGCATCGTCGTCGTCGGCGTCCAGCACGACTATGACCGGATCGCGACCGCGCCGAAGCCGAGCGCCGGCGCTGAGGTGGTGCGCCAGTACGGCCGCGCGGCCGCCACCGCCCTGCACATGGCTGCCTGGCTGCGCAGCGAAGGCTGGGATGCCGAACCGGTGACGGGCCCGATGACCGGCAGCGTGGCACTGATCCCGCCAGCGATCGCCTGCGGCTTCGGCGAACTCGGCAAGCACGGTTCGATCATCAACCCGGAGTTCGGCTCGTCGTTCCGGCTGTCCGCCGTCCTGACTGATGCCCCGTTCGCGACGACGCCGGCCCGCGCCGTCGGCGTCGACGACTTCTGCGCCAATTGCCGTATCTGCGAGGATGCCTGCCCGCCCGAGGCGATCTTTCACGAAAAGCAGACGGTGCGCGGCGACAGGAAATGGTATGTCGACTTCGACAAATGCCTGCCGTTTTTCAACCAGACGCATGGCTGCGCGATCTGCATTGCGGTGTGTCCATGGAGCCGGCCCGGTGTCGGTCCGGCGCTTGCACAAAAGCTCGCCAGGCGCGCCGGGCGGCTGGAAAGTGCTTCCGACGCTGGCGATGATCGTCGCTGA
- a CDS encoding BMP family protein encodes MSKRLHSSQFSAISRRAVLQAVGAGAALAGTAAFPGRLFAQEPIKVAAIYTVPVEQQWVSRIHKAANIAKDRGDIEYVFSENVSNSDYERVMREYCEAGHKLVIGEVFGVEDASRTVADDYPDTAFLMGSSFKPDEAHPNFAVFDNYIQDASYLSGIIAGAMTKSRNIGMVGGFPIPEVNRLMHAFMAGAREVAPDIKFQVAFIGSWFDPPKAKETAFAQIDAGADVMYAERFGVSDAAQERGLLAIGNVIDTQADYPETVVASALWHFEPTLDHAIAQVKGGSFKADDYGIYSFMKHGGCSLAPLGTFEGKVPDDIMAMVSEKEKAIKDGSFTVEINDEEPKSS; translated from the coding sequence ATGTCGAAACGTCTCCATTCGTCACAATTTTCTGCCATTTCCCGCCGCGCCGTATTGCAGGCCGTCGGCGCAGGTGCCGCCCTTGCCGGAACCGCTGCCTTCCCCGGCAGGCTTTTTGCGCAGGAACCGATCAAGGTCGCGGCGATCTACACCGTGCCGGTCGAGCAGCAGTGGGTGAGCCGCATCCACAAGGCCGCCAACATCGCCAAGGACCGCGGCGACATCGAATACGTCTTTTCCGAGAACGTCTCCAACAGCGACTATGAGCGCGTCATGCGCGAATATTGCGAGGCCGGCCACAAGCTTGTCATCGGCGAGGTGTTCGGGGTCGAGGACGCCTCGCGCACCGTCGCCGACGACTATCCCGACACCGCCTTCCTGATGGGCTCCAGCTTCAAGCCCGACGAGGCGCATCCGAACTTCGCGGTCTTCGACAACTACATCCAGGACGCGTCCTACCTCTCCGGCATCATCGCCGGCGCGATGACCAAGTCCAGGAATATCGGCATGGTCGGCGGCTTCCCGATCCCCGAGGTCAACCGGCTGATGCATGCGTTCATGGCCGGTGCACGCGAAGTTGCGCCCGACATCAAGTTCCAGGTCGCCTTCATCGGCTCATGGTTCGACCCGCCCAAGGCCAAGGAAACCGCGTTCGCGCAGATCGATGCCGGCGCCGACGTCATGTATGCCGAGCGTTTCGGCGTCTCCGACGCCGCCCAGGAGCGCGGCCTGCTCGCCATCGGCAATGTCATCGACACCCAGGCCGACTACCCCGAGACCGTCGTCGCGTCGGCGCTGTGGCATTTCGAGCCGACGCTCGATCACGCCATAGCCCAGGTCAAGGGCGGCAGCTTCAAGGCCGACGACTACGGCATCTACTCCTTCATGAAGCATGGCGGCTGCTCGCTCGCCCCGCTCGGCACCTTCGAGGGCAAGGTTCCGGACGACATCATGGCGATGGTCTCCGAGAAGGAAAAGGCGATCAAGGACGGCTCCTTCACGGTCGAGATCAACGACGAGGAGCCCAAGTCGAGCTGA
- a CDS encoding ABC transporter permease, protein MRLEPKPAPSLAVTLAYPAGAILVTLAIAGLLVLAAGASPLSVFTLVARGAAGSQFALLETLTRATPLIFTGLAVAVAFRAKLWNIGAEAQLYAGAVLTVVLGTGALPLPAFLLIPLIMIAAMTAGALLLLGPALLKTRLGVDEVVTTLLLNFIMLLVVSMLLEGVLKDPMGLGWPQSERVIAEAKLPRIVQGKRLHYGFVIAIVSALIVWVVMTKTALGYEMRAVGHNPEAARFAGIPVNTVLAKTALLSGGLAALAGFSEVSGLKGNLTLDLSPGFGYTGIVVAMLAMLNPLGVVAAAIFVAGIFVGADAMSRTAEVPSYIANVMTATALLTMVTAIMLTRYRIRWR, encoded by the coding sequence ATGCGGCTCGAACCCAAACCCGCGCCCTCGCTGGCCGTGACGCTGGCCTACCCCGCCGGCGCCATCCTCGTCACGCTGGCGATCGCCGGCTTGCTGGTGCTGGCCGCCGGCGCCTCGCCACTGTCCGTCTTCACGCTGGTCGCCAGGGGTGCGGCCGGTTCGCAATTCGCGCTGCTGGAGACGCTGACACGCGCCACACCGCTGATCTTCACCGGGCTCGCCGTCGCTGTCGCCTTCCGCGCCAAGCTCTGGAACATCGGCGCCGAGGCGCAGCTTTATGCCGGCGCCGTGCTGACGGTGGTGCTCGGCACCGGTGCGCTGCCGCTGCCCGCCTTCCTGCTCATCCCCCTGATCATGATCGCGGCGATGACTGCCGGTGCCTTGCTCCTGCTCGGGCCGGCGCTCTTGAAGACCCGCCTCGGCGTCGACGAGGTCGTCACCACCTTGCTTCTCAACTTCATCATGCTGCTTGTCGTCTCGATGCTGCTCGAAGGCGTCCTCAAGGATCCGATGGGCCTCGGCTGGCCGCAGTCGGAACGGGTCATTGCCGAAGCGAAGCTGCCGCGCATCGTCCAGGGCAAGCGCCTCCACTACGGCTTCGTCATCGCCATCGTCTCGGCACTGATCGTCTGGGTTGTCATGACGAAGACCGCGCTCGGTTACGAGATGCGCGCCGTCGGCCACAATCCCGAGGCAGCGCGCTTCGCCGGCATTCCCGTCAACACGGTCCTGGCCAAGACCGCGCTCCTGTCGGGCGGGCTCGCGGCCCTTGCCGGCTTCTCGGAAGTCTCCGGGCTGAAGGGCAACCTCACCCTCGATCTCTCTCCGGGCTTCGGCTACACCGGCATCGTGGTCGCCATGTTGGCCATGCTCAACCCGCTCGGCGTGGTCGCCGCCGCAATCTTCGTCGCCGGCATCTTCGTCGGCGCCGACGCCATGAGCCGCACCGCGGAAGTCCCGAGCTACATCGCCAATGTCATGACGGCGACCGCGCTCCTGACCATGGTCACGGCGATCATGCTGACCCGCTACCGTATCAGGTGGAGGTGA
- a CDS encoding methyl-accepting chemotaxis protein: protein MPILSRMLIGFGIIIALGVVQSALTGASVRSLSRQIEHAAAEPVAQVDSARSAWDAFGEARTHVASVIEGIRYRSSAEELEIFNALAARIDEELVRFTATSLSPETAEMAETTTATIAEWKRNALILLGEKPATAIPAPHVMDRYADEIRVGLEGLVAAALASAQKSRQDINALAQATQWRTIAMSIGVALLGLLIAVPLALSLTRPLGRLQARMLSMIDGDVETAIADQKRRDEIGRIAQALGYFRERLVERNRLEEEAADAGRLNEQKLRDTEDAFTAAGREQSTIVEELGRAIDAVAQGDLTVRITAEVGAAYEKLKSDFNAAIASLEAIVGTVSTTTEDIRVGVDEISHAAGDLSQRTERQAADLAETTGALDGVLSTVEKTSDGVKRVRQAVTAADTEANASEEIVRKAVEAMGRIDKSSDSISQIIGVIDEIAFQTNLLALNASVEAARAGEAGRGFAVVAQEVRSLAQHSASAASEIKTLISSARPEVQQGVELVSEAGEALSRIGKQVSAINGVVAEMAESAVEQATSIREISQSVGQIDQVTQQNAAMVEESTAATYSLKSKTEELAGKLGQFRITGAKKEQVRRAA, encoded by the coding sequence ATGCCCATCCTTTCACGCATGCTCATCGGCTTCGGGATCATCATCGCGCTGGGCGTCGTCCAGAGTGCACTGACCGGCGCGTCGGTGCGTTCGCTGTCGCGGCAGATCGAACACGCGGCGGCGGAGCCGGTCGCGCAGGTCGATTCGGCACGTTCGGCCTGGGACGCGTTCGGCGAGGCGCGGACGCATGTGGCCAGCGTCATCGAAGGCATCCGTTATCGCTCCAGTGCGGAGGAACTGGAGATCTTCAACGCGCTGGCGGCCCGTATTGACGAGGAACTGGTCCGCTTCACCGCGACCTCGCTGTCGCCTGAAACGGCGGAGATGGCCGAGACCACGACGGCGACGATCGCCGAGTGGAAACGCAACGCGCTGATCCTGCTGGGAGAAAAGCCGGCGACGGCGATCCCGGCGCCGCACGTCATGGACCGCTATGCCGACGAGATTCGCGTCGGGCTGGAAGGACTGGTCGCGGCGGCCCTGGCGAGCGCGCAGAAATCGCGCCAGGACATCAATGCCCTTGCGCAGGCAACGCAGTGGCGCACCATCGCGATGTCGATCGGCGTCGCGCTGCTGGGCCTGCTGATTGCCGTACCGCTGGCGCTGTCGCTGACGCGGCCGCTGGGAAGGCTGCAGGCCCGCATGCTGTCGATGATCGACGGTGATGTCGAAACCGCGATCGCCGACCAGAAGCGGCGCGACGAGATCGGCCGCATCGCGCAGGCGCTGGGCTATTTCCGCGAGCGGCTGGTCGAGCGCAACCGCCTCGAGGAAGAGGCGGCCGATGCCGGCCGGCTCAACGAGCAGAAGCTGCGCGACACAGAAGACGCGTTCACCGCCGCGGGCCGCGAGCAATCGACCATCGTCGAGGAACTCGGCCGCGCGATCGACGCCGTGGCGCAGGGCGACCTGACCGTGCGCATCACGGCGGAGGTCGGCGCGGCCTACGAGAAGCTCAAGAGCGACTTCAACGCCGCCATCGCCAGTCTCGAGGCGATCGTCGGCACCGTGTCGACGACAACGGAGGACATCCGCGTCGGCGTCGACGAGATTTCCCACGCGGCGGGTGACCTGTCGCAGCGCACCGAGCGACAGGCAGCCGACCTTGCCGAAACGACAGGTGCCCTCGACGGGGTGCTGTCGACCGTTGAAAAGACGTCCGACGGGGTCAAGCGCGTGCGGCAGGCCGTGACGGCGGCCGACACCGAGGCGAATGCGAGCGAAGAGATCGTACGCAAGGCCGTCGAGGCGATGGGGCGCATCGACAAGTCTTCGGATTCCATCAGCCAGATCATCGGGGTGATCGACGAGATCGCCTTCCAGACCAATCTTCTCGCACTCAACGCCAGCGTGGAGGCGGCGCGCGCGGGCGAGGCCGGCCGCGGCTTTGCTGTGGTTGCGCAGGAGGTGCGCTCGCTGGCGCAACACTCCGCGTCGGCGGCGAGCGAGATCAAGACGCTGATCTCAAGCGCGCGGCCGGAGGTCCAGCAAGGTGTCGAACTGGTGTCGGAGGCCGGCGAGGCCTTGTCGCGCATCGGCAAGCAGGTTTCGGCCATCAATGGCGTCGTGGCGGAGATGGCCGAAAGCGCGGTCGAGCAGGCGACGTCGATCCGCGAGATCAGCCAGTCGGTCGGGCAGATCGATCAGGTGACGCAGCAGAATGCAGCCATGGTCGAGGAATCGACCGCCGCGACCTATTCGCTGAAGAGCAAGACCGAGGAGCTTGCCGGCAAGCTCGGTCAGTTCCGCATCACCGGCGCCAAGAAGGAACAGGTGCGCCGCGCCGCCTGA
- a CDS encoding cytochrome-c peroxidase, which translates to MHLRKAIVALAVAVLAAPAALASADLKKDFSRPKEVPFPAENPYTPEKAALGKALYFDPRLSGPQNMNCASCHNPSFGWEVPVKTPVGAQNVALARQAPTVLNTAWRHVFFWDGRAATAEEQAKGPIEAPAEMDLPLPDAVARLEAIPAYDEWFEKVFPGEGVTPDTIVAAIATFERTVVASYAPFDAWVDGDEKAISDSAKRGFEVFTGKGKCATCHVGWDFTDNLFHDIGTTKYDAGRGRIDFDDPHALYAFKTPSLRDTGQRAPYMHSGEFPTLRSVIEHYVEGGFDRPSRSPLMGPVDLSAQDIDDLIEFLNALTGAKQVVTLPVLPN; encoded by the coding sequence ATGCATTTGCGCAAGGCGATCGTGGCGCTCGCCGTGGCCGTGCTGGCGGCACCGGCCGCGTTGGCGTCGGCGGACCTGAAGAAGGATTTTTCGCGGCCGAAGGAGGTCCCCTTTCCGGCCGAAAATCCATACACGCCGGAAAAGGCCGCACTCGGCAAGGCGCTCTATTTCGACCCACGGCTTTCCGGTCCGCAGAACATGAACTGCGCGTCGTGCCACAATCCCTCCTTCGGCTGGGAGGTGCCGGTGAAGACCCCTGTGGGCGCGCAGAACGTGGCGCTGGCCCGCCAGGCGCCCACGGTGCTCAACACGGCCTGGCGCCACGTCTTTTTCTGGGACGGGCGCGCCGCGACAGCCGAAGAGCAGGCCAAGGGGCCGATCGAGGCGCCAGCCGAAATGGATCTGCCGCTTCCCGACGCCGTCGCGCGGCTGGAAGCGATCCCGGCTTATGACGAGTGGTTCGAAAAGGTGTTTCCGGGCGAGGGCGTGACCCCCGACACCATCGTCGCGGCCATCGCCACTTTCGAGCGCACGGTAGTCGCAAGTTATGCGCCGTTCGACGCCTGGGTCGACGGTGACGAGAAGGCGATCTCGGACAGCGCCAAGCGCGGCTTCGAGGTGTTCACCGGCAAGGGCAAATGCGCCACCTGCCATGTCGGCTGGGATTTCACCGACAATCTTTTCCACGACATCGGCACCACCAAATACGATGCCGGGCGCGGCCGGATCGATTTCGACGATCCGCACGCGCTCTATGCGTTCAAGACGCCGTCGCTGCGCGATACCGGCCAGAGGGCGCCCTACATGCATTCGGGCGAGTTCCCGACGTTGCGCTCGGTGATCGAGCATTATGTCGAGGGCGGTTTCGACCGGCCTTCGCGCTCGCCGCTGATGGGGCCCGTCGACCTTTCCGCCCAGGATATTGACGACCTGATCGAGTTCCTCAACGCACTTACCGGCGCCAAGCAGGTCGTGACCCTGCCGGTGCTTCCCAACTGA
- a CDS encoding ABC transporter permease translates to MIEAVEILFTASFWVAAIRIASPLIFATMGELICERAGVLNLGIEGIMVAGAFAGWFTVYSGGDLWAGVVVAAMTGAAFGLLHATLTVPLGLSQHVVGIGITLLATSLTYFTYRLALPEVTSPPKIEPFQPLAIPVLSDIPVVGPALFAQTPFTYLAYVTVAVVAWTLYRTPLGLALRAAGENPAAVEAQGISVTATRIGAVMAGSALIAIGGAFLTMSAFNSFFFEMVNGRGWICIALVVFGSWRPGKALLGAVLFAAFDAYQVRLQQVTGGVIPYQLFLMLPYVLSILALILVARRATYPKALMIPYQKGER, encoded by the coding sequence ATGATCGAAGCCGTCGAAATCCTCTTCACCGCCTCCTTCTGGGTCGCCGCGATCCGCATCGCCTCGCCGCTGATCTTCGCCACCATGGGCGAACTGATCTGCGAGCGCGCCGGCGTGCTCAATCTCGGTATCGAGGGCATCATGGTCGCCGGCGCCTTCGCCGGCTGGTTCACCGTCTATTCCGGCGGCGATCTCTGGGCCGGGGTCGTCGTCGCCGCGATGACCGGCGCCGCCTTCGGCCTGCTTCACGCCACGTTGACCGTGCCGCTCGGCCTGTCGCAACACGTCGTCGGCATCGGCATCACGCTGCTCGCCACCTCGCTGACCTATTTCACCTACCGTCTGGCATTGCCCGAGGTCACCTCGCCGCCCAAGATCGAGCCGTTCCAGCCGCTGGCGATCCCGGTACTTTCCGACATCCCCGTCGTCGGACCCGCGCTTTTCGCCCAGACGCCCTTCACCTACCTGGCCTACGTGACCGTCGCCGTCGTCGCCTGGACGCTCTACCGCACCCCGCTCGGCCTCGCGCTGCGCGCCGCCGGCGAGAACCCTGCCGCCGTCGAGGCCCAGGGCATCAGCGTCACCGCAACGCGCATCGGCGCGGTCATGGCCGGCAGCGCGCTGATCGCCATCGGCGGCGCCTTCCTTACCATGTCGGCCTTCAACTCGTTCTTTTTCGAGATGGTCAATGGCCGCGGCTGGATCTGCATCGCGCTTGTCGTGTTCGGCTCCTGGCGGCCCGGCAAGGCGCTGCTCGGTGCTGTGCTCTTTGCCGCCTTCGACGCCTACCAGGTGCGCCTGCAGCAGGTCACCGGCGGCGTCATCCCCTACCAGCTTTTCCTGATGCTGCCCTATGTGCTGTCGATCCTGGCGCTGATCCTGGTCGCACGCCGCGCGACCTATCCCAAGGCCCTGATGATCCCCTACCAGAAAGGCGAGAGATGA